From the genome of Longispora fulva:
GGCGGCCGCACAGCGCGGCCCGGGCCCTGGGCGGCGCGCGCGCGGACGCCGCCGGCCTGGTGATCGCCCGGCCGGCCCGCACACTGGGCCTCGAGCCGTTCTTCGGCCACCTGCTCTCCGGTCTGCAGGCCGGCCTGTCGGCGCGTTCCGTGGCGCTGCACCTGATGGTCGTCGAGGACACCGCGGCCGAGATCGAGATCTACCGGCGCTGGGCCACCGAGCAGAAGGTGGACGGCTTCGTGCTGGTGGACCTGAAGACGCGCGACCCGCGGATCGCCGTGCTCGAGGAGCTGGGGATGCCGTCGTTGGTGCTCGGCGGCCCCGGCGGGCACGGGACCCTGTCGAGCGTGTGGGCCGACGACAGCGCGGCGATGGGGACCATCCTCGAACACCTCGCCGGGCTCGGCCACGGGCGGATCGCCCACGTGGCCGGCCTGCCGGCGTTCCACCACACCCAGCGGCGGATCCGGGCGGTGAGGAACTCGATCAAGCGACTCGGCTTCGAGACCGCGGAGTCGCTGCCGACCGACTTCAGCGACACGGAGGGGGCCGCGATCACCCGCAAGCTGCTGGAGCGGCCGATCCGCCCGACGGCGATCGTCTACGACAGCGACGTGATGGCCGTGGCCGGGCTCGCCGTGGCCGCCGAGATGGGGGTCGCCGTGCCGGCCGAGCTGTCGATCGTCTCGTTCGACGACTCGCTGCTGACCCGGATCGTGCACCCGACGCTGACCTCGCTGTCGCGGGACACGTTCGCCCTCGGGATGCGCGTCGCGGAGGAGTTGCTGGCCACGATCGCCGAGCCGGCGACCCGCCGGGACACCCAGATGCCGACCCCCCACCTGGAGATCCGGCAGAGTTCGGCCGCGCCGCCGGGGTCCCTGGGCACAGCGCGGCCTCTTGGCAAAGGCACTAAAGCGGTTTAGGCTCCTGCGTCAAGACGTCGGGTTGTCCTGATCCGACAACACGGCGTTTCCGGAGGAAATGTGACATCGCACTTGAGCGGGCCCCCGTTGCGGTTCGGCGCGAACTACGTGCCGTCGGAGGGATGGTTCTACAGCTGGCTGGACTACTCGCCGGCGGCGGTGCGCCGCGACCTGGCGGACCTCGCCGGGATGGGCCTGGACCACGTGCGGATCTTCCCCGTCTGGCCGTGGATCCAGCCGAACCGGGCCCTGATCCGCCAGCGCGCCATCGACGACGTGCTGGACATGATCGACGCCGCGGCGGAGTTCGGCCTCGGGGTGGCCGTCGACCTGTTGCAGGGCCACCTGTCGAGCTTCGACTTCCTGCCCTCGTGGGTGCTCACCTGGCACCAGCGCAGCGTGTTCACCGACGCTGAGACCCGCGCCGGCATCACCGCGTACGCCGACCAGCTCACCCGGGCCGTCGCCAGCCGGCCCAACGTGTTCGCCGTGACCCTCGGCAACGAGGTCAACAACCTGTGGCCGGCCAACGCCGCGACCCCGGCGGCGACCACGGCCTGGGCCGCCGACCTGATCGAGGTCGTCCGGGCCGCCGCTCCCGACGTGCTGGCCCTGTACTCGCTCTACGACGACGCCTGGTACGACCCGAAGCACCCGTTCGCCGTCGCCGACGCCGTCGACCTCGGCGACCTGAGCACCGCGCACTCGTGGGTGTTCAACGGGGTGTCCGCGATCGACGGCCCCCTCGGCCCGGCGACCGTCACCCACGCCGACTACCTCGTCGAGCTGACCGCCGCGACCGCGACCGACCCGGCGCGCCCCGTGTGGCTGCAGGAGGTGGGCGCGCCCGGCCCGGACATCAGCCCGGCCGACGCCCCGGATTTCGTCCGCCGGATGCTCGGCGCGGTCACCGGCAACCCGGCGCTGTGGGGCGTCACCTGGTGGTGCTCGCACGACGTCGACCGCGCGCTGGTCGACTTCCCCGACCGCGAGTACGACCTGGGCCTGTTCACCACCGACCACCGGATCAAGCCCCTCGCGGCCGAGCTGGCGGCGTTCATCCACGAGCTGGCCCCCGGCGCCCGGAACCTGGAGCGGCGGCCGGCGCTGGTGTGCGACGTGGACCTGCGCACCGAGCCGCACCGCCGGGGCGAGGTCGCACCGGGCAGCGCGTTCCACGCCGAGTGGACCCGGCTGCGCCAGGCCGGACCGGTCGCCATCGTGTCCGCGCCCCGCGCCGCGGACCAGCCCTACCTCGCCGCTCGCGGGATCAGTTCCGTCGTCACCCCTTCCTGAGCCTCAAGGAGCACCTGCCATGCATGATGACCGCAGCCTGGTCGAGGCCCGTCTCAAGCGAGTCCTGGAGGAGCGGATCCGTCCGGCCGTCTATCCGGAGACGGTGCCGCTACGGGTGGAGATCTGGGTGGCCCCGGACGAACCCGTGCCCGTGGCGGAGGGGCTCGCGGCACCCCGCGTCCCGATCAGCGTCGGCGACCGGTGGGGCGCGCCGTGGGGCACGAGCTGGCTGACGGTGTCCGGCACGGTACCGGAGCACTGGGCGGGCCGGACGGTGGAGGCCCTGCTCGACCTGGGCTTCGACGCCAACATGCCCGGATTCCAGTGCGAGGGGCTCGTCTACCTCTCCGACGGCACACCGGTCAAGGGGCTCAACCCGCGCAACCAGTGGGTGCGGATCGGCGCGCCGGTCAGCGGCGGCGAGGAGGTCCTGCTGCACATCGAGGCGGCCTCCAACCCCGTGCTGCTGGACTACCACCCCTTCCTGCCGACGGAGCTGGGCGACAAGCACACCGCCGGGGACGAGCCGCAGTACACGCTGGCCCAGATGGATCTCGCGGTGTTCGACGACACCGTATGGCAGCTGGTCCAGGACCTGGAGGTGCTCGGCGAGCTGATGGTCGAGCTGCCGGTCGAGGGTGCCCGGCGGTGGGACATCCTGCGCGCCGTCGACCGGGCCCTGGACGCCGTGGATCTCCAGGACGTCAACGGGACCGCCGCGGCGGCCCGCGAGCGGCTCGCCGGGGTGCTGGCCTCGCCGGCCGAGCCGTCCGCGCACCGGATCAGCGCGGTGGGGCACGCGCACATCGACTCGGCGTGGCTGTGGCCGCTGCGCGAGACTGTCCGCAAGGTCGCGCGGACCACGGCGAACATGACGGCGCTGCTCGACGACGAGCCGGACTTCATCTACACGATGTCGCAGGCCCAGCAGTACGCGTGGATCAAGGAACACCGCCCCGAGGTGTACGCCAAGGTGAAGAAGGCCGTGGCGGACGGCAGGTTCGTGCCCGCCGGTGGCATGTGGGTCGAGTCGGACACCAACATGCCGGGTTCCGAGGCGATGGCGCGGCAGTTCGTGCACGGCAAGCGGTTCTTCCTCGAGGAGTTCGGCGTCGACAACTCCGAGGCGTGGCTGCCCGACACCTTCGGGTTCGCCGGCGGTCTACCGCAGATCATCAGGGCGGCCGGCTCGAAGTGGCTGCTGACCCAGAAGATCTCCTGGAGCCAGATCAACAAGTTCCCGCACCACACGTTCTGGTGGGAGGGCATCGACGGCACCCGGATCTTCACGCACTTCCCGCCGATCGACACGTACAACTGCTCGATGGTGGGCCGGGAGATCGCGCACGCCGCCCGCAACTTCAGGGACAAGGGCCGGGCGCGGCACTCCATCGCGCCGACCGGCTGGGGCGACGGCGGGGGCGGCACCACCCGGGAGATGATCGCCAAGGCCGCGCGCATGCGGGACCTGGAAGGCTCGGCGACCGTGCGGTGGGAGACCCCGGAGACGTTCTTCACCCAGGCCCAGGCCGAGTACCCGGATCCGCCGGTGTGGGTCGGCGAGCTCTACCTGGAGCTGCATCGCGCGACCCTGACCAGCCAGGCCAGGACCAAGCAGGGCAACCGGCGCAGCGAACACCTGCTCGTGGAGGCCGAGCTGTGGTCGGCCACCGCCGCGGTGCTGGCCGGCGTGCCCTATCCGTACGCGGACCTCGACCGGATCTGGAAGACGGTGCTCCTGCACCAGTTCCACGACATCCTGCCAGGTTCCTCGATCGCCTGGGTGCACCGTGAGGCGGAGAAGACGTACGCCGCGGTCGCCGACGAGCTGGGCGGTCTCATCAACCGGGCGCTGCTGGCGCTGGCCGGTGACCCCGCCAGCGGTACCGAGGTCGTGTTCAACCCGGCCCCGCACAGCCGGGCCGCGGTGCCGGCCGGCGGCGGACGGATCGTGGCCCCGGCGGCGGCGGAGGGGTGCGCCGTCACGGCCCACGCGGACGGCGGTTGGACGCTGGGCAACGGGCTGCTCAACGTCACCGTGGACGCCCGCGGCCTGGTCGTGTCCGCCTACGACGTCGCCGCGCGGCGCGAGGCGGTCCCACCCGGGGCCGCGGCCAACCTGCTGCAGATCCACCCGGACTTCCCGAACATGTGGGACGCCTGGGACGTCGACGAGTTCTACCGCAACACCGTCACCGACCTGACCGGCATCGACGACGTCACGGTCACCGTCGACACCCCGCAGCGGGTGTCCGTGCGGGTGACCCGCTCCTTCGGTGACTCGACGGCCGTGCAGACCATCTCGCTGGCCGCCGGCTCCCGGCGACTGGACCTGGACACCGAGGTCGACTGGCACGAGCGGGAAAAGTTCCTCAAGGTGGCGTTCCCCCTCGACATCCACACCGACCGGTACGCCGCGGAGACCCAGTACGGGCACCTCTACCGCCCCACGCATACGAACACCAGCTGGGACGCCGCCAAGTTCGAGGCGTGCAACCACCGGTTCGTGCACTTCGACGAGTCGGGCTGGGGCGCGGCGCTGGTCACCGGCTCCACCTACGGCCACGACGTCACCCGGACGGTCCGGACGGCCGACCAGGGCACCACGACGACGGTCCGCGCGTCGCTGCTGCGGGCGCCCCGCTTCCCCGACCCGCACACCGACCAGGGCGTGCACCGGTTCCGGCACGCGCTCGTCGTGGGGTGCGCGATCGCCGACGCGGTCCGCGAGGGCTACGCGGTCAACCTGCCCGAACGGGTGCTCGCCGGGGACGCGGCCGTTGCGCCGCTGTTCGCCGTGGACGACGACGCCGTGGTGATCACGGCGGTGAAACTGGCCGACGACGCCAGCGGGGACGTCGTCGTCCGGTTCTACGAGTCGCTCGGCGGTCGGGCCAGGGCGCGGCTGACGCCGTCGTTCGCGTTCGCCGACGTCACGGCCTGCGATCTGCTCGAACGGCCCACCGGGGGGTCCGTGGCCGTCGAGGGCGGGGCGGTCGGGCTCCAGTTGCGGCCGTTCGAGCTGGTCACGCTGCGGTTCCGGCGCGGGTAGCCGCCGGTGCGCGTGGGCCGACCTCCTCGCGGGAGTCGGCCCACGCGCCCGGTCAGGTTCCGTAGACCTCGAGTTCGTAGATTCTGGTCGCCTTGTCGCTCGTCTGGGTCGGCGTGGTCACGTTCAGCCGCACGTACCGGGCCGGGGTGGCCGTGATCGGGTGGGTGGTGACCGCCGCGGTGTTGTTCGCGACCGTCACCGCCGTGGTCCAGGTGCCGCCGTCCGTGGACAGCTCGATGGTGAACGTCCTGGTGTTGTAGCTGGCCGTCTCGCCACCGGCCGAGGCGTGTCTGACCACGAACTGGTCCACCTGCCGCACCGATCCGAGGTCCACCCGCAGCCAGCTGGGCGTGGTCAGCGAACAGAACTTGTCGGAGTTGCCGCCGCCGACACTGCCGTTGACCGCCTTGGCCGGGGTCTCGGCGGAGTTGGCCGGGGTGGTGCCGGTGGCCGGTGCGTTCAGTGCCAGGTTCACCGACGGGCCCGAGCCCCAGGTGAGCACGGCTGTCGCCGCCGGGCCCTCGTCGCCGGTGACGGAGACCGGCACGAGCTGGAGGGTGGAGGTGGCCTCGGCGGCGACCCGCTGGAGGTCGTTGACGTAGAACACCTCGTCGTAGACCCGGCCGATCGCCTCCAGGCTGCCGTCCGGCCGGACCCGGCGCAGGTCGTAGTGCCACACGCCCGGGGCACCGAACGTCCACGACAGCAGCAGCTCGGCCGACGTGCCGTAGAAGTGGCTCGCGTCCAGCCGGAAGCCGGTCGGCGCGGCGGGCGTCACGGCGGGACCGTCCAGCAGGGCCAGTTCACCCACGTTGACGGCGTAGCTGGTCTGCCGCGCGGCGGTGAACCGCAGGCTGACCGCCGCGATGGTCCGGCCGGCGTGGCCGCCCAGCTGCACCGCCGCGGTGTTCCAGCCGGCCGCGTACGCACCGGCGACGGGCACCCAGGTGGTCTGGGTCGGCGAGTCCTCGAACACGAGCCCCAGGCTCAGGCCCAGGTCGCTGCCCGCGCCGCCGGCGTTGTAGACGATCCGCGCCGTGGTCGCCGAGCTGGCGGGGAGCCTGGTCTTGAACAGCCGGATGTCGTTGCTGTCGCCGGCCTGCAGCGTCCCGGACACCTTCAGCGAGGTGCCGCCGTCCCACGCCGTCGTCGCGTCGTAGTCCACGGTGAGCTTCGCGCCCGATCCGGCGGCGCGCACCCACCACTGCCAGGTGGGCAGGATGTCGGCGACCCCGGCGTGGGCCCAGGGCACGGAACCGACCCGGACCCCGCGCCGGTGGAAGGCCGCGCCCTTGCCCGTGTTGAACCGGGTCACGAACGGGAATGCGCCGATGGCCGAGCGCTCGACGATGTAGTGCGCGACGCCGTCCCAGACCTGGTACGCGTCGTAGGGGGCGTTCAGGTCCGCCTGGGTGGGCGCGCGGAGCCGGCCCGTGGCCGTCGGGTCGGAGTTGGGCCCGGACCAGAACCGCCGTTCCATGGCGTAGCGGGTCTGCTGGGTCGCGGGGTTGGTGAGGTCGACGCCGGGTGGCGCGCTGATCGAGGTGGTGCCGAACAGCGCCCAACTGGTCCGCGCCGGGCCGCCGTCGGGGAAGTTCTGCCGCGGGTCGTAGTCCAGGGAGTTCACGAATCCGCGCTGCTGGATCTCGCTGCCGGCGAACACGGTCGCGTAGGGATCCAACCCCAGGCTCTGGGCGTACGAGCGCGACGAGGACAGCCGGGTGGTGTTCCACGCGTAGTTGAGGAACATGCTGTGGCAGACGGGGGTGCCGGCGTTGAGTACCCAGGGAGCGTTCGCGCTGTTGAACTGGTTCTGGTAGGACACCGAACCGCCGGGCAGCATGGCGTCGTACCACTGCACGTGGAAGCCCGCCGGGGCCTTGGCCCGCAGGTACTTGAGCATCGCCATCAGCCTGGTCGCGTCCGCCGCGGCGACATTGCCCTCCTGGTTCACGAAGTAGCCGTCGAAGCCGAAGTAGGCCGCCATGGCCAGCAGCTTGTCGGCCACCGGGTACGAACCGTCCGGAGCGCTGACCACGAGGTTGGCGAACGTGTCGCCGCGCGGCCAGAACCAGCAGCCCAGACTCCGCACGCCGTTGCGGTGCGCGGCGTCGGTCCACGCCGGGTTCGGCAGGTTCACCACGCCGTAGGTCGCGCCGGTGGCCGTCAGCGGGGAGTCGGCGGTGATCAGGCCGTGCCAGGCGGCGTAGATGTCCTGGTACTGCCAGAAGCGGGACGTGCGCAACGACATGTCGTTCTGGTAGCGCAGGCTCCGGTAGCCGAACTTGCCGTAGTAGTCGTCGGACAGGTCGAGCACCTGTGGACCGTGGGCGAGGGCCGGCTTGGCCTGAGTGGCGACGAACACCGGGATGCGCGGCGCGAGCGGGACGCGGGAGCGCGAGTACCGCGCGTAGGGGTCGGTGGCCGGGCTCCACGTGGCGAGGTCGCGGGACAGGTAGCCGTGCATGACCGGCTGGCGCGGGGTGACGGTCAGGCCGGCCGGGTCGGTGGTGGAGTCGGGCGGTGCGGCGCTGGCCAGCGGCGCGGGAGCGGCCGGTGCGGCCGCGCCGGCCGGGGTGCGCGCCAGCAGGCCCCCGATGCCGATCGCCGCGCCGGCGGCGACGGTGCCGCGGAGCAGTGTCCTTCTGCTGACAGGTGGGATTTCCATGCTGCGCCTCCCAGGATGGTAAATCGGTTTAGTGCTCACCATCGCAGCCCCCGGAGGGAGAGTCAATCCATCCTATTCGATGCCGAGTGCGGCGCGGCCCCTTTCGGTGACTCTGGGTGCGCGGAGACTGCACCAATTTGGTCGTCTGACCGGATTCTCCGGTCGCTCCGAGGGAACCGGCCGGACGGGGCCTACAGCAGCCGCAGCGTGAGGAACGGGTACTCGTCCCCGGGCGGAAGATACCGGTCCACCTCCACGAACCCGTGCGACTCGGCGAACCGCAGCCCGTCCGGGTTCGACGCCAGGACGATGGTCTCGATCACCTCCGCGCCCAGCTCCCGGGCCCGGGCCACCGCCGCGGCGTGGTACTCCTCCCCGTACCCCCGGCGGCGGTGTTCCGGGAGCACCCGGACGATCACCGTGGCGGTCGCCGGGTCACCGGTCGGCGGGCGCACCGTCGCACAGCCGACGAGGACGTCGTCGCGGTAAGCCACCGTGAGATGGTTGCGCCCCACGCGTTCGCGCACCTCGTCCGGCGACAGCGGGTCGGTGGGGATGATCAGATTGTGGACGGACCGCCAGTCCTCGAGGGTGGCGTCGTCCACCGGTTCGATCCGGAGCACAGACATCAGCACACCGAACGCGATCACCCGGGCCGGCGTCAACCGGATTGACGCGGACCCGGTCGCGACGGGGCGAGCCGGCCGGAGGACTCCCGGCGGTGGGAGTCGGCCAGCTCGGCGGCCAGGTCCTCCTGGCCGGCGGCCACTGCGGCGTTGACCTTCGCGACGTAGGCGTCGTGCGTCCGGCGGGCCCACGCGTCCGGGGCGAACGGCCCGTCCAGCGCCGCCCACTGCAACAGCATGATGGTCTTCGCGTCCGCGATCCGCCCGTCGCGGACCATCGCGAGCGCCTCGCCGAACGGCAGCTCCACGACGGCGATGTCCTCGCCCTCGGCCGCGACGCCCCCACCCCCGGACCCGGCACCCGACCGGTACGGTGCGGCGAAGAAGTGCAGCCGCTCGGTGACCGAGCCGGGGCTCATGTACACCTCGAACACCCGGCGGATGTCGCCGATGACGTGCCCGGTCTCCTCGGCGGCCTCCCTGCGCACCGCCTCGCCCGGCTGGTCGCCGTCGAGCAGGCCGGCCGCCGTCTCGATCAGCATCCCGTCGGGGTGGCCGTTGACGTACGCCGGGAAGCGGAACTGCCGGGTCAGCAGCACCGTGCCGCGGTCGGGTTCGTAGAGCAGCACCGTGGCCCCGTCGCCCCGGTCGTACGTCTCGCGCTGCTGGCGGCTCCAGTGCCCGTCGCTGTGCTGGAAGTCGAAGGTGGTCCGGCGCAGCACGTACCAGTCGCAGGACAGCACCTCCACGTCGCGCACCCGGACCCGCGGGTTGCCGGTCAGGCCGCGGCCGTGGCGGTCCAGCCCGGTCCGACCGCGCCGGTCGGGGGTGTCGACGCCGGGACGGTACCCGTCGATGGGGGTCACGCGTGCTCCTTCCGTCATGCCAGGACGATCTCGACGCCCGCGTCGCGCAGCGCCGTCAGCGTCTCGGGGCCCATCGGGTGGGTGTCGGGGTCGTCGGCCGCGGCGTCGGTGACGAACGTGTCCACCGCGCCGAGCGGTGCGACCTGGCTGAAGGCGCGCACGCCGAGCTTGGTCGCGTCGGCCACCGCGACGGTGCGGGCGGCCTGGGTGAGCCCGACCTGTTTGACGGCGGCGTCGTCGAGGGAGAACTCCGACCAGCCGTGTCGGGCGTGCACGCCGCCGATCGACATCACGAACAGGTCGAACGCCATCGCCTCCATCGTCCGCACCGCGAGCGGGCCGACCAGCGACCGCTCCCCCGGCCGGGACTGGCCGCCGACCACGAGCAGCCGGATCCCCGGCAGGTCGGCGAGCCGCACGGCAGCCTGCAGACTCAGCACCGCCACGGTCAGCGGGCCGCGGGCCGCCAGGTGCCCGGCGACGTGCACGGTCGTCGTGCCTGCGTCGAGGAGCACCGTCGAGCCGGGCTCGACGAGATCGGCGACAGCCCGGCCGAGCCGGTCCTTCGTGGCGGCCTGCCAGCCCTCGCGGGCCGTGAACCCGGCCTCCTCCTCGCGGGACCGGGTGGCCACCGCGCCGCCGTGCACCCGCCGGACGAGGCCCTGGCGCTCCAGCTCGTCGAGGTCGCGGCGCACCGTCATCTCGGACACCCCGAGGCGCCCGGCCAGCTCCGCCACGGACACCCGGCCGGCGCCCTGCACCAGCCGCAACGTCAGATCCCACCGGTTCGCCACCTTCACACCCCCAGTTCTACCATGAAAATGTTCGAACTAACAACGCGATGTGACGGACCTGAAAGGTCTAGAGTCGCGGCCATGGCGATCACCGAGGGATTCGACAGCCTCCGATCCGAGCTCACCGACGCGCCACTCCCCGTGCGCGGCGCCCTGCCCGGGTGGCTGTCCGGCACCCTGATCCGCAACGGGCCGGCGTTGTTCGACGCCGGCGGCACCTCGTTCCGGCACTGGTTCGACGGGCAGGCGATGCTGCACCGGTTCGGGTTCGCCGACGGGGCCGTCACCTACACCAACCGGTTCCTGGACACCCCGGGCCTGCGGTCGGCCCGCGACGACGGGCGGATCGGGTACACGGAGTTCGCCACCGATCCTTGCGCGTCGCTGTTCGGCCGGTTCTTCAGCCGGTTCCGGCGCGGGTCCGGGGTCAACCCCAACGTCAACATCTCCCGGTACGGCGAGCACGACGTGGCCCTCACCGAGGTCCCGATGGCCGTGGAGTTCGACCACGCGACCCTGGCGACCATCGGGGTGCTCGCGCCCGACAGCGGCCCGACCGGCAACGTGACCACGGCGCACCCGCACGAGGCGCCTGGCACCGGTGACCTGGTCAACTTCGTGCTCCGATTCGGACCGAAGAGCAGCTACCAGGTGTACCGGCAGCCGGCCGGCGGCACCACCCGCCACCTCCTCGGCACGGTCACCGCCGCCCGCCCCGGCTACGTGCACAGCTTCGCCGTCACCGAACACCACGCGGTGCTCGCTATCTTCCCGCTGGTCGTGAACCCGCTGTCGTTCTTCCTGCGCGGTCGCCCCTTCATCGAGAACTACCGGTGGCGGCCGGAGCTGGGCACCCGGATCGTCGTCATGGACCTGCGCGACGGGTCGGTCCGCGCCGACCACACCGCGCCGCCGTTCTTCGCCTTCCACCACATCAACGCCTTCGAGGACGGCGGCCGGCTCGTCCTGGACGTGTGCGCGTACGAGGACGCGCGGATCATCGACGCCCTGTACCTCGACCGGCTGCGCGCCGGGGACGAGGCGCCGGTGTCGCACCCCACCCGGTACACCGTGGACCTCGACACCGGTGGCGTGGACGTCCGGCGGCTGTCCGACGAGCCGATGGAACTGCCGCGGATCGCGTACCGCACCCACAACGGCCGGCCCTACCGGTACGCGTACGGGGTCGGCACCACCACCCGGAGGGACCTCTTCGACCAGCTCGTGAAGCTCGACACGCACACCGGGGAGACCCGGCTGTGGCACGTACCGGGCAGCTACCCGGGCGAGCCGGTGTTCGTGCCGGCCCCCGGGTCGACCGGCGAGGACGACGGGGTGGTGCTGTCCGTGGTCCTCGACGGGGACGCCGGCCGCTCGGCGCTCGTGGTGCTGGACGCGGCGTCGTGGGCGGAGGTGGCCCGCGCCGAGGTGCCGCACGTCGTGCCGTTCGGCTTCCACGGCCAGTTCTCGCACCGCGCCTGATCAGGCGGATGCCGCCTGACCATGCCCACCTGGCAATGATTGACGGAAACTCTAAGATCTGCGTAATCTGTTGCCATGATCTCGCATGGCACGCCCCTCGGAGTCCGGATCAGGGCACTGATGCCGGAACTCACCGGCACGGAGCAGCGCGTCGCCGGGCTGGTGCTCGCCGATCCCTCGGCGGTCGCCGGCCTGACGATCGGCGAACTCGCGGCGGCCAGCGACACCTCGACGTCGACCGTGCTGCGGTTCTGCAAGGCGCTCGCGTTCCCGGGGTACCGGGCGCTGCAGACCGCGCTCACCGCCGAGGTCGCCCGGGCTGCCGAACCGCGGCTGTCGACCGGCACCGACGGCGGGATCGACCCGAACGACCGGCTCGCGGAGATCGTGGCCGCCGTGGCCGGGGCCGACGTGCGGGCCATCACCGAGACCGCGGCCCAGCTCGACCTCGACGCCCTGACGGCGTGCGTGGAGGCGATGGCTGGCGCGTACCGGGTCGACGTGTTCGCCGTGGGCGGCAGCGCCCAACCGGCGGCCGGCTTCCAGGCCAGGATGCACTACACCGGCATCGCCTGCTGGGCCTGGACGGACGTGCACCTGGCCCTGATCAGCGCCGCGCAGCTCAAGCCAGGCGCCGTGGCCCTCGGCGTCTCGCACAGCGGCCAGACCATCGAGGTCATCGAGGCGCTGGAGACCGCGCGCGCGGCGGGCGCGACGACCGTGGCCCTGACCAACTTCCCCCGCTCGCCCCTCGCCTCGGTCGCCGACATCGTGCTGACGACCGCGGTGCGGGAGGGCACGTTCCGGCCCGGCGACATGTCCGGCACCCACCCGCAGACGACCGTCCTGGACTGCGTGTACGCGGCCCTGGCCCAGCGGGACCGGCCCCGCACCGAGGCCGCGCTGTCCGCCGCCACCCGCGCCATCGCCGGCCACCGCACGACCAGGCAGCGTTAGTACCCGTCGAAGGAGTCCCATGTCCCTCAGTTCCGCCAGCTACGTCGCCGCCGTCCAGGCCACGATCGCGCACATCGTCGACACCCAGGCCCCGTCCGTCGCCGAGGCCGCCGACCTGATCGCCGCGTCCCTCGCCGACGGCGGGGTGCTGCAGGCCTTCGGGTCCGGGCACTCCGAGGCCGCCTCGATGGAGCTGGCCGGTCGGGCCGGCGGCCTGGTCGCCTCCAACAAGCTCGCCCTGCGCGACGTCATCCTGTACGGCGGCGAGCCGGCCGACACGCTCGCCGACCCGAAGGCCGAGCGCGACCCGGCCCTGGCCCGCCGGGTGTACGACCTGGCCAACGCCGAGCCGAAGGACGTCTTCGTGATCACGTCGCAGTCCGGCGGCAACGGGTCGATCGTCGAGATGGCCCGGATCGCACGGGAGCACGGCCACCCG
Proteins encoded in this window:
- a CDS encoding GNAT family N-acetyltransferase produces the protein MSVLRIEPVDDATLEDWRSVHNLIIPTDPLSPDEVRERVGRNHLTVAYRDDVLVGCATVRPPTGDPATATVIVRVLPEHRRRGYGEEYHAAAVARARELGAEVIETIVLASNPDGLRFAESHGFVEVDRYLPPGDEYPFLTLRLL
- a CDS encoding NUDIX domain-containing protein — protein: MTPIDGYRPGVDTPDRRGRTGLDRHGRGLTGNPRVRVRDVEVLSCDWYVLRRTTFDFQHSDGHWSRQQRETYDRGDGATVLLYEPDRGTVLLTRQFRFPAYVNGHPDGMLIETAAGLLDGDQPGEAVRREAAEETGHVIGDIRRVFEVYMSPGSVTERLHFFAAPYRSGAGSGGGGVAAEGEDIAVVELPFGEALAMVRDGRIADAKTIMLLQWAALDGPFAPDAWARRTHDAYVAKVNAAVAAGQEDLAAELADSHRRESSGRLAPSRPGPRQSG
- a CDS encoding DeoR/GlpR family DNA-binding transcription regulator; translated protein: MANRWDLTLRLVQGAGRVSVAELAGRLGVSEMTVRRDLDELERQGLVRRVHGGAVATRSREEEAGFTAREGWQAATKDRLGRAVADLVEPGSTVLLDAGTTTVHVAGHLAARGPLTVAVLSLQAAVRLADLPGIRLLVVGGQSRPGERSLVGPLAVRTMEAMAFDLFVMSIGGVHARHGWSEFSLDDAAVKQVGLTQAARTVAVADATKLGVRAFSQVAPLGAVDTFVTDAAADDPDTHPMGPETLTALRDAGVEIVLA
- a CDS encoding carotenoid oxygenase family protein, with the translated sequence MAITEGFDSLRSELTDAPLPVRGALPGWLSGTLIRNGPALFDAGGTSFRHWFDGQAMLHRFGFADGAVTYTNRFLDTPGLRSARDDGRIGYTEFATDPCASLFGRFFSRFRRGSGVNPNVNISRYGEHDVALTEVPMAVEFDHATLATIGVLAPDSGPTGNVTTAHPHEAPGTGDLVNFVLRFGPKSSYQVYRQPAGGTTRHLLGTVTAARPGYVHSFAVTEHHAVLAIFPLVVNPLSFFLRGRPFIENYRWRPELGTRIVVMDLRDGSVRADHTAPPFFAFHHINAFEDGGRLVLDVCAYEDARIIDALYLDRLRAGDEAPVSHPTRYTVDLDTGGVDVRRLSDEPMELPRIAYRTHNGRPYRYAYGVGTTTRRDLFDQLVKLDTHTGETRLWHVPGSYPGEPVFVPAPGSTGEDDGVVLSVVLDGDAGRSALVVLDAASWAEVARAEVPHVVPFGFHGQFSHRA
- a CDS encoding MurR/RpiR family transcriptional regulator; this encodes MISHGTPLGVRIRALMPELTGTEQRVAGLVLADPSAVAGLTIGELAAASDTSTSTVLRFCKALAFPGYRALQTALTAEVARAAEPRLSTGTDGGIDPNDRLAEIVAAVAGADVRAITETAAQLDLDALTACVEAMAGAYRVDVFAVGGSAQPAAGFQARMHYTGIACWAWTDVHLALISAAQLKPGAVALGVSHSGQTIEVIEALETARAAGATTVALTNFPRSPLASVADIVLTTAVREGTFRPGDMSGTHPQTTVLDCVYAALAQRDRPRTEAALSAATRAIAGHRTTRQR
- a CDS encoding sugar isomerase domain-containing protein; this translates as MSLSSASYVAAVQATIAHIVDTQAPSVAEAADLIAASLADGGVLQAFGSGHSEAASMELAGRAGGLVASNKLALRDVILYGGEPADTLADPKAERDPALARRVYDLANAEPKDVFVITSQSGGNGSIVEMARIAREHGHPLVAITSLAHSRGITSRHPSGQRLFELADVVIDNGAPHGDAVLPLPDGGTVCAVSSIANALIAQLITAEVVIRLLAKGIEPDVYLSMNVAGGDAKNVAAEERYAGRIRRIAG